Sequence from the Amycolatopsis sp. NBC_00345 genome:
CCCGATCAACTCGTCAACGCCGGCGGGCTGTCCCGCCGGCAGGGTGATCCCGATGGTCATGCATCCCACGGTATCCAGCTGTGGCAACGGTTTCCGGCTTCCCACCGCGTGGGACGCCGATGCGGCCATTCGCCGCGGCCCGCACGCTGGGGGCCCGACTTCCCGACGTCCCGACTCCCGAGGAGCGCTCGTGTCGCTGACCGATGTCATCGAAGGAACCCGCCAGGCCGTCAAAAGCGACCCGCACAACGCGGCCGTGTCGTTCAGCGTGGCCAACGCACTGGTCCCGGGCACCGCGACCGTGGTCGACGTGCGGGTGCGCAACCACTCGCTGACCGTCGACGAGCCACCTGCCCTCGGCGGCACCGACACGGCGGCGAACCCGGTCGAGTACGCGCTCGCCGCGCTGGGCTCGTGCCAGGTGGTCACCTACCAGTTCTGGGCCGCGCGCCTGGGCATCCCCCTGACCGCAGTCCGCGTAACCGTGGACGGCGACCTCGACCTGCACGGCTTCTTCGGCTTCTCCCACGCCACCCGCCCCGGCTTCGGCGACGTCCGCGTGTCCGTGGCCCTGGAGGGCCCAGCCGCGGCCGACCGCTACGAGGAACTGCGCCGCGCGGTGGACGAGCACTGCCCGGTCCTGGACCTGTTCCGCAACGAGACACCGGTGAGCACGAAGCTCGCTTGAGGGTGGGGGCCGCTTGTTCGGGGCGGCTCTTCCGTTCAGGCTGGGCCATTCCGCAGACTCAGCCGACCAGGCCTGGCCTCTGGAGGCTCAGGCCGGCCTTTCCCCTTCGGACCAAGCCTTTCCAACTCAGGCTGGGCCTTTCCGGAGACTGCGCCGACCATCCTCGGCCTCGCTGGAGCCCCAGTCGTCCAGGCTGGGCCCTCCGTTCAGACCAATCCCGCCCGAAACTCAGCCAACCAGGCCAACCCCTTCCGGAACCGCAGCCGAACTCGCAACAAGCCGACGACCGTTTCCCGGCTTCCCCCGCTGTCCTTCACCCGCGACGCCCACCAACGCCGCGCAACATCATGGAACGCCGCTTCAACCGCCTCAATAAGCTCCGCGCCAACGCAACCCGGTGCGAGCACCTCAGACCCGGCCCCATACTCATCCAGCTTCGAGACCACACCCCCAGCGCAAAATCACAGCCCCAGCAGCGCACACCCCCGCCACTCCACCGGGGGGACGGCCCCGCTGCCAGTCTACCGGCGGAGGGCGTGAAACCCGGCGCCCAGCGGAATCTGTGGACAACGGGCGCCGAAAGCGGGCGGCTGTGGACAAGTCGTGGCCAAAGAGGGGCCGAGAGGTCAAGCCGGGTGTAAAAGGCTCGCCATCAAAGAAGCCCGCCACCGGCAGAAAACCAGTGGCGGGCCCCAAAGAACAGGCTCAGACGAAATCGTGTCGCACGATGGTCTGCTCGCGGCCCGGGCCGACGCCGATCGCGGAGATGCGGGCGCCCGAGAGTTCCTCCAGGCGTTCCACATAGGACCGTGCGTTGGCCGGCAGCTCTTCGAAGGTCCGGCAGGCCGAGATGTCCTCGAACCAGCCCGGCAGCTCCTCGTAGATCGGGATGGCGTGGTGCACGTCGGTCTGCGTCATCGGCATGTCGGCGGTCCGGAAGCCGTCCACCTCGTAACCCACGCAGACCGGCACCTTCTCCAGGCCGGACAGCACGTCGAGCTTGGTCAGGAAGTAGTCGGTGATTCCGTTGACGCGCACGGCGTAGCGGGCGATCACCGCGTCGAACCAGCCGGTGCGGCGCGAGCGGCCCGTGGTGACGCCGAACTCGCCGCCCTGCTTGCGCAGGTACTCGCCCGACTCGTCGTCCAGCTCGGTCGGGAACGGGCCGGAGCCGACGCGCGTGGTGTACGCCTTCAGGATGCCCAGCACGGTGGTGATGCGGCCCGGGCCGATGCCCGAGCCCGCGCTGGCGCCGCCGGACGTCGGGTTCGACGAGGTGACGAACGGGTACGTGCCGTGGTCGACGTCGAGCAGCGTGCCCTGCGAACCCTCGAGCAGCACGGTCTCGCCGCGCTCCAGGGCCTGGTTCAGCTGCAGCCGCGTGTCCGCGATGCGGTGCGCGAACTTCTCGCCCGCGGCGAGCACCTCGTCGGCGACCTCGTCGGCGTCGAGCGCCTTGCGGTTGTAGACCTTCACCAGCACCTGGTTCTTGAACTCCAGGGCGGCTTCGACCTTCTGGCGGAAGATCTTCTCGTCCAGCAGGTCCTGCGCGCGGACGCCGACGCGGGCGATCTTGTCCTGGTAGCACGGCCCGATGCCGCGGCCGGTGGTGCCGATCTTGCGGCTCCCGAGGTAACGCTCGGTGACCTTATCGATGGCGACGTGGTACGGCATGATCAAGTGGGCGTCGGCCGAGATGAGCAGCTTGCCGGTGTCGACGCCGCGCTCCTCCAGGCCCGCGAGCTCGTCCAGCAGGACACCCGGGTCGACCACGACACCGTTGCCGATGACGTTGGTGACGCCGGGGGTCAGGATGCCCGACGGGATGAGGTGCAGGGCGAAGTTCTCACCATTGGGCAGGACGACGGTGTGACCGGCGTTGTTGCCGCCCTGGTAGCGGACGACCCACTGGACTCGGTCACCCATCAGGTCGGTGGCCTTGCCCTTGCCTTCGTCCCCCCACTGGGCACCGATGAGCACGATGGCCGGCATGTGACACTCCAGGTGTTCGGCAACAGGGAAAAGTGTCCCCGGTGGGACACGGGTGGCGCTGGTAAATGCCGGTGCATGACTGTAACGGAGGTCGCCGGGGTGCGCGGAATCGTGGTGGCCTGCGGTGCTGATCAACACACGATCGCCGGCCTCGGCGACCAGCCCATGATCCGCGTCCCGAGCCGCCCGGGCAAGCCGGAAATCGACCCCTTGCTGGGCGAATACGACCGGCTGGTGATCACGGGGACGGACGCGGACCTCGCCGCCGTCGTAGTGCGGCTGCTGCGGAAGGACCGCGTCTCCGGCGTGTCGGTCGGTTTCGTGCCCACGGCCGCGGATTCGGCCGTCGCCGCGCTCTGGCGGCTGCCCGCGGACCCGGCCGAGGCCCTTGAACTCGCGCTGACGGGTGACGACGCCGCGGTCCCCCTCGTGCGCGAGGACAACGGCGGGGTGCTCGTCGGCCGGGCGACCCTGCGGGACGTCCACGGTCAGGGCTACTGCGACGAGACGGTCGCCTTCGACGGCACGGCCGCCACGATCGAGGTCTCGCCCGACGCTGCGGGCATTGCCGCGCGCGTCACCCGCGGCAAGCTGCTGAAACGGTCCACGACCCTGCGCGGGCGCGCGTTCCAGATCGGCTGCCACCCGACGTCGCTGGTCAGCGACGGTGTCCGCCATCCGCGTGAAGTGACGAAATGGACCTGGTACCGCCACATCGAGGACCTGCGACTGGTGCGACCAGCCGGAACGTGAACACGGGCCGTCTCGTAAAGGTCTGTTACATGTCACCCACAGGTGTTGCGAACGCCACTTCCGTGGTTAAAGGTGAATCCGTCCCCACACCTGACCCGGAGGCAGCAATATGCCTACAACGCGTACTGTTCGTAACTCCTTGACCATCCTGGCCAGCGCCGCAGTCCTCTCGGCGACGGTCGTCGGCGTAGCGAGCGCGACGCCGCCCGGCATCCCGTCGGCGGCGACGGCCAAGAGCGACCTGGCCGGGCTGACCGTGAAAGCCGACGGTTCGCAGGACGGCTACAGCCGCGACAAGTTCCCGCACTGGATCGACCAGGGCAACAGCTGCAACACCCGTGAGGTCGTGCTCAAGCGCGACGGCACCAACGTGCAGACCGGCTCCGACTGCGCGGCCACGTCCGGCAGCTGGTTCTCGCCCTACGACGGCGCGACCTGGACCGCGACGTCCGATGTGGACATCGACCACGTCGTCCCGCTGGCCGACGCCTGGCGCACCGGCGCGTCGGCGTGGACCACGGCGCAGCGGCAGGTCTACGCCAACGACCTGACCGACCCGCAGCTGATCGCCGTGACCGACAACGTCAACCAGCAGAAGGGCGACAAGTCTCCCGACCAGTGGAAGCCGCCGCTCACGAGCTACTGGTGCACCTACGCCGAAATGTGGGTGGCCGTGAAGGCGAAGTTCGACCTCACCGTGAACACCGCCGAGAAGGCCGCGCTGACCGACATGCTCGGACGCTGCTGACCTGCGCGTTCACCGCCGGGACGGGACCGGGCACAACATCGGCCTGGGGTATCTGGGGTAGCCCCGGTCCGTCCCGGCGGGCGCACGGGCCGCGGCGACCTACTGACGGTGGTACCGCGAACACCGCCGGCGAATTTATGGTCTGGACCATGAAGAAGATCGCTGCGGCCGGCCTGGCCGTGCTCCTGGTGCTTTTCGGCGCGGTGCCGGCTTCGGCCGCCACCGGGCGCAGAGTGATCGTTTACTACCAGACCATCTACGACGGCAGCACGTACGTCTCGCCGCTGACGCTGACGCAGAACAACTCCGGCGTGACCGACGTGGTCGTCGGCGCGATCCACCTCAACGACGGCGGCGTCGTCCACCTCAACGACGACCCGCCGGACGCGGCGAAGTTCACGCAGCTGTGGCAGGACCTGGGCACGCTCCGCAGCCAGGGCGTGCACACGCTCGCCTTCGTCGGCGGCGCGGCGCAGGGCAGCTTCGAGAAGCTCGAGAACGACTTCGACACCTACTACCCGGTGCTGCGCAAGCTGATCCAGGACTACTCGCTCTCCGGCATCGACCTCGACGTCGAGGAGCACATGTCCAACGCGGCGATGAACCGCCTGATCGACGCCCTGCGCGCGGACTTCGGCGCGGACTTCCTGATCACGCTCGCGCCGGTGGCCACCGAGCTGAGCGGCGGCGGCGGGCTGTCCGGCATGGACTACGACCAGCTCTACCGCGACCGCGGCGCGCAGATCTCCTGGTTCAACACCCAGTTCTACTGCGGCTGGGGCTCGCTGCAGGACACCAGCGGCTACGACGGCATCATCGGCCGCGGGGTGGTCCCGGCGAGCAAGGTCGTCGCGGGGACTGTGACGAACCCGGCCAACTGCAGTGGTTACGTCGACATGCCGACGCTGCAGTCGACCGTCGGCAGCCTCGTGCAGAAGTACCCGGACTTCGGCGGCGTCGACGGCTGGGAGTACTTCAACTCGCTGCCCGGCGGCACGGGCGCGCCGTGGCAGTGGGCGCAGCAGATCGCCCCGACGGTGAAGGCCTAGGCGACAAAAGACTCGTGAGTGTTTATGACGGTTCTAACCGTCATAAACACTCACGAGCTTCAGGATCTCCCGGGCCAGCGCGTCGTTCTGGCGGAACGACACGGCGTTGGTCCGGGGACGCGTGAACGCGCCGGCCGAGCGGATGCTGGTGTGCGGCCCCATCGCGAACCGGTGCGAGTGCACCGCGCCCGTGGCGTCGAGCAGGCGCGAATCCTTGATGCGCGTCGCGATACGGCCGGACGGCAGGTGGTCACCGGACGGGTCCGGCACGGTCTCCTCGGACAGGAGGCCCGCGACGCGCATCTGCCGCAGCAGCTCGTCGGCGGCGCGGGGGATGCTCGGCTCCGGCAGGCGGGCCTCGATCAGCGTCCGGGCCGTCACGGTCTCCGGGAAGCTCGCGCTGGACGCCGCGAACGCGCCCGCCTCCTCGTCGGCCCTGACGAGCGTTTCCGCGCCCAGGAAGGAAACCAGCCCGGCGTCGGCCAGGGC
This genomic interval carries:
- a CDS encoding OsmC family protein gives rise to the protein MSLTDVIEGTRQAVKSDPHNAAVSFSVANALVPGTATVVDVRVRNHSLTVDEPPALGGTDTAANPVEYALAALGSCQVVTYQFWAARLGIPLTAVRVTVDGDLDLHGFFGFSHATRPGFGDVRVSVALEGPAAADRYEELRRAVDEHCPVLDLFRNETPVSTKLA
- a CDS encoding adenylosuccinate synthase: MPAIVLIGAQWGDEGKGKATDLMGDRVQWVVRYQGGNNAGHTVVLPNGENFALHLIPSGILTPGVTNVIGNGVVVDPGVLLDELAGLEERGVDTGKLLISADAHLIMPYHVAIDKVTERYLGSRKIGTTGRGIGPCYQDKIARVGVRAQDLLDEKIFRQKVEAALEFKNQVLVKVYNRKALDADEVADEVLAAGEKFAHRIADTRLQLNQALERGETVLLEGSQGTLLDVDHGTYPFVTSSNPTSGGASAGSGIGPGRITTVLGILKAYTTRVGSGPFPTELDDESGEYLRKQGGEFGVTTGRSRRTGWFDAVIARYAVRVNGITDYFLTKLDVLSGLEKVPVCVGYEVDGFRTADMPMTQTDVHHAIPIYEELPGWFEDISACRTFEELPANARSYVERLEELSGARISAIGVGPGREQTIVRHDFV
- a CDS encoding HNH endonuclease family protein, which translates into the protein MPTTRTVRNSLTILASAAVLSATVVGVASATPPGIPSAATAKSDLAGLTVKADGSQDGYSRDKFPHWIDQGNSCNTREVVLKRDGTNVQTGSDCAATSGSWFSPYDGATWTATSDVDIDHVVPLADAWRTGASAWTTAQRQVYANDLTDPQLIAVTDNVNQQKGDKSPDQWKPPLTSYWCTYAEMWVAVKAKFDLTVNTAEKAALTDMLGRC
- a CDS encoding glycosyl hydrolase family 18 protein, translated to MKKIAAAGLAVLLVLFGAVPASAATGRRVIVYYQTIYDGSTYVSPLTLTQNNSGVTDVVVGAIHLNDGGVVHLNDDPPDAAKFTQLWQDLGTLRSQGVHTLAFVGGAAQGSFEKLENDFDTYYPVLRKLIQDYSLSGIDLDVEEHMSNAAMNRLIDALRADFGADFLITLAPVATELSGGGGLSGMDYDQLYRDRGAQISWFNTQFYCGWGSLQDTSGYDGIIGRGVVPASKVVAGTVTNPANCSGYVDMPTLQSTVGSLVQKYPDFGGVDGWEYFNSLPGGTGAPWQWAQQIAPTVKA